GTCAATTGTATCGATGCAAAGGGTATTCGCTGCAAGATCATCAAATAACAGGTCAATTACAGAAATATAAAATATAGATAGGAGTAACAGCATGTTCCAACAATTAAAAAATGGGGAAAAACTCCGGCCGATTGTAAGAGAGGTTGAAAAACAAGTCTCTGCAATACATAAAGAAATAGATGAGAGAATTGAAGTCAATCAATTTCGGGTATTAAGAAGTTTTCAAAACAAACGGGTGAGTGATTCTCATTTTATTCCGTCAACAGGTTATGGATATGATGATATTGGCCGTGATACACTTGAATTAGTCTATGCAGATGTCTTTGGAGCGGAAGCAGGACTTGTTCGGCCGCAAATAATTTCCGGTACGCATGCCATATCAATTGCTTTATTTGGTGTTCTCCGTCCAGGAGATGAACTTCTTTATATTACTGGCAAACCATACGATACACTTGAAGAAATCGTGGGAATCCGCGGTAACGGGATAGGCTCATTAAAGGAATTCGGAATTTCCTATGATCATGTGGAACTTACTGATAAAGGCGGAATAAATTGGGATGCCGTTTCTCAGAAAATAAAAGCGAATACGAAATTGATTGGGATTCAGCGCTCTAAAGGGTACGCCACAAGGCCATCATTCACGGTTGAGGAAATAGGCGAGATGATTAAGTTTGTCAAAGAAATCAAACAAGATGTAATCGTGTTTGTTGATAACTGTTATGGGGAATTTGTTGAAGAACTGGAGCCTTGTCATGTTGGTGCGGACTTAATGGCGGGATCTCTGATTAAAAACCCTGGCGGCGGAATTGCTAAGACTGGCGGCTATATCGTCGGTAAAAAACAATGGGTGGAGGCATGTTCTTACCGTATGACATCACCAGGGATCGGTGCTGAAGCCGGGGCTTCCCTTTATAGTCTGCAGGAAATGTATCAAGGTTTCTTCCTTGCACCGCATGTGGTTGGTCAGGCGTTAAAAGGTGCAGTATTTACTGCAGCTATGTTGGAGAAAATAGGAATGAATTCTTCGCCAAAATGGGATGCTAAGAGAACGGATTTAATTCAATCGGTGCAGTTTAATGACCGGGATAAAATGGTTGCTTTTTGTCAGGCAATCCAATTTGCTTCACCGGTTAATTCCTACGTAACACCGCACCCAAGTTATATGCCAGGATATGAAGACGACGTCATAATGGCAGCAGGAACCTTTATCCAAGGTGCAAGCATTGAACTAACTGCAGATGGCCCTATCAGATCGCCCTATGTTGCGTATGTTCAAGGCGGCTTAACCTATGCACATGTAAAAATGGCAGTTTGTCTTGCTATAGATCATTTGGCGGAAAAAGGATTAGTTGAACTGTAATAGGCAAAAACACTAAATGGACAGCTTTGATAGGTTGTCCATTTTTATTTTTAAAAACCATGTTAGAAAACCTAACATGTAATTGACATATTATCTAACACCGAATATAATGGCAATATGATTTAATAAAAAGGAGGAGAAATTTGGTGAGTGGAAAAGAAATTCGCCGATCCATGCCACTGTTTCCCATCGGAACCGTCATGCAGCTAACAGAACTAACTGCCAGGCAAATCCGCTATTATGAAGAACACCAATTGATTTCTCCAGCAAGAACCGAGGGGAACAGGCGACTATTTAGTTTAAATGATATTGATAGACTGTTAGAAATTAAGGATCTAATTGATCAAGGTGTCAACATGGCAGGGATCAAGCAATTATTTTTAGTAAAAGAACAGCAATCAAATGTGTTAGAACAACAAACGGAAAAAGCAAAACGCGATCTGTCTGATGATGAGCTTAGAAAGCTTCTGCGTAACGAATTATTGCATTCAGGCAGATTAAATCGGTCATCCCTAAGACAGGGCGATATATCACGTTTTTTCCATTAACAAATGAAGTTTTTTCAAAATTGGAGGGTTTTATAATGAAAAAGTATTCAAGAGAAGACATTAAAAGGCTTGCATCAGAAGAAAACGTAAAATTTATTCGCCTGCAATTTACGGATATTCTTGGAACCATTAAAAACGTAGAGATTCCAATCAGCCAATTAGAGAAAGCGCTAGATAACAAAATGATGTTTGATGGTTCTTCCATCGAAGGTTTTGTTCGGATTGAAGAGTCTGATATGTATTTGTATCCAGATTTAGACACATGGGTTGTCTTTCCGTGGACAGCGGAAAAGGGTAAAGTAGCCCGCCTCATTTGTGATATTCACAATTCTGACGGCACTCCTTTTGGCGGTGATCCGCGTAATAACTTAAAGCGTGTTCTAAAGGAAATGAATGAACTCGGCTTCACAGATTTCAATCTCGGACCAGAGCCAGAATTCTTCTTGTTTAAATTGGATGAAAAAGGACAGCCGACATTAGAGTTAAATGACCAAGGTGGATACTTTGATTTTGCACCAACTGATCTTGGTGAAAACTGCCGCCGTGATATCGTACTGGAGTTAGAAGAAATGGGTTTTGAAATCGAAGCTTCTCACCATGAGGTAGCACCAGGACAGCATGAAATCGACTTCAAATATGCTGACGCTTTAACGGCGTGTGATCAAATTCAAACCTTCAAACTTGTAGTGAAAACCATTGCTCGTAAACATGGCTTGCATGCTACTTTCATGCCAAAACCATTATTCGGTGTTAATGGATCTGGAATGCATATGAATCTTTCATTGTTTACAAATGGAGAAAATGCCTTCTTCGAGCCTACTGGTGACTTACAGATGAGTGACAATGCCCGCCATTTCATCGCTGGAATTCTAAAACACGCACCAAACTTTACAGCAGTAACCAATCCAACTGTTAACTCATATAAGCGGCTAGTACCTGGTTATGAAGCACCATGTTATGTGGCCTGGTCTGCTCAAAACCGTTCACCATTAATTCGTATTCCTGCATCACGCGGTTTAAGCACACGTGTAGAGGTACGGAGCGTGGATCCTGCAGCAAATCCATACTTAGCAATGGCAGTGCTTCTAAAAGCAGGCTTAGAAGGAATCAAAAATAAAATAACTCCTCCTGCACCAGTTGACCGTAACATTTATGTCATGAGCAAGGAAGAAAGAATTGAAGAGGGAATCATTGATCTTCCTGCAACATTAGCTCAAGCATTAGAGCAATTAAAGTCAGATGAAGTGATTGTCTCCGGTCTTGGCGAGCACATCTTCGAACACTTTGTTGAGGCAAAAGAGATTGAATGGGATATGTTCCGTACAGTCGTTCATCAGTGGGAACGTGACCAATATATGAGCATGTATTAATATTTAGCAGATGAAACAAAAAACCCAGTTTGGAAAAAATCCAATACTGGGTTTTTTGTTTACTTTTCTTCACTGTTTTGATTCAATAATTTGAATCTATAAAGGACCACATCACCACTGATTCCGGCAATAATAGAAAAAACAGTAATCTCTACAAATGAATTTGGAGCTGTATACAGAACGAGGAGAAGAGCAGCAATTGCACCTAGAAGCAATTCTTCTAGAAAACCGAGATAAAGGAACCTTTTCGTTTTACGAGGCATAACCATTTTTCCGTGCTTTCGAACATGTCCAATGATCCCAACCGACCCACCAATCACTAAAGAGAAAATAATGTCCGTTAACACTGTTTCTCACACTCCTTAAGCCTATGATTTTTTTTGGACCTAAGGTAAAATCATGGTGTAGTATTATTATATAAAAAAATAAACAATATAAGCATGAGTAAAAATACTGAATTTTCCAAACTTTAATACAAAGTATGACACTATTTATAAATTTTCCCAATAAAAATACAAAAAAAAGCTGGGCAATGGTGCCAGCTTTTTCCACTTTAATGAATATGTCGATATACGCCAATGACTTTTCCTAGAATCGAAACATTCCTTAAAATGATAGGATCCATGGTAGAGTTCTCGGGCTGCAGGCGGATATAGTCCTTTTCCTTAAAAAATCTCTTACATGTTGCTTCGTCTTCCTCTGTCATCGCAACAACGATATCACCGTTATTGGCGGTTTGCTGCTGTTTAACAATAACATAGTCCCCGTCAAGAATCCCGGCTTCTATCATACTTTCACCCATAATTTCTAACATAAATACCTGTTCATCAGCGGGTGCAAGACTTTCTGGAAGCGGAAAATATTCTTCCACATTTTCGATTGCCGTAATTGGTATACCTGCCGTAACTTTCCCAACAACTGGGACATTTACAACTTTGTTTCTTGGAATATGTGCTGCTTCATCCACTTCTAATATTTCTATTGCTCTTGGTTTGGTAGGATCTCGACGGATAAGACCTTTACTTTCCAACCTCGCTAAATGTCCGTGAACAGTTGAGCTGGATGCAAGTCCGACTGCTTCCCCTATTTCCCTGACCGAAGGAGGATAACCTTTACTCCTAACTTCATTTTTAATGAAATCCAGGATATCCTGCTGCCGTTTTGATATTTTTACCATGATAAAATGCACCTCACCTGGTTATTGTTGTCTTTATTATAGCATGTTCTTCTATTTCATACAAACATAAGTTCGAAATAGTAGTTGACAACAAACGAGTGTTCGTATTATAATCAAACCATCAAAAGAGAACACACATTCCTATAAGAGGTGCGGAAAAATGAAAAAATTATGGAACCAATACTCGTATGCTATTACACTTATCATTTTAAGCTGTTTATTTGCTTTCATATTCTCATTTCAACATCATACCAATGAACAGGATCAATTTGTCAAAGTAACTATTTCTGAGGGTGATACACTCTGGGGAATTTCTAACCAATATGCCAAACTGCATTCTTTTTCAAACGAGGAGTTTGTAAGTTGGGTAAAGAAGCATAATGAAAACATCAATGATCAAATTTTTCCGGGTGAAGAAATCATCATTCCGATTAATAGAATAGATTCTTCACTAACAACAGAATTAGCTAGCGCCCCAGGAGAATAGAAAGGAAGCTTTTCTATGAAAGCAATTATATATTGCCGAGTCAGCACGAATAAAGAAACCCAGGAAACTTCATTAAATCGTCAGGAAGAAGAACTTATTCAGCTTGCGAAGCACTATCAATTTGAAATTGATTCTATAATAAAAGAACAAGCGAGCGGATACGATTTTGAAAGAGAAGGAATACTACAGGTATTAGAAAGAATAAAAGATCAACAGGTACAGGCTTTGTTGATCCAGGACGAAACGCGGCTTGGAAGAGGTAACGCGAAAATTGCCCTTCTGCATTGTATATTTAAAGAAGATGTTAAACTTTATAGTATTTCCCATAATGGTGAATTGGAGCTGTCAGAATCGGATTCAATGGTGTTAAAAATCGTGAGCATGGTGGAAGAATATCAACGGAAGCTTCATAATGTGAAAATTAAACGAGGCATGAAACGAGCGGTTCAGCAAGGATATAAACCGGAAAGAAATTTAAAAAACCTGGGGGAGTCCTCGGGGAGAGATAAAATTGAAGTACCGATAGAGCAAATTATAAGATTGAGAAAAAACAACTTAACCTTTGCGGATATAGCCGCTACTCTTAGAGGATTTGGTTATAATATTTCTAAAGCAACCGTACATAGAAGATACCAAGAATATATCGAATCTCAAGAAGAGTAGACCTTTTGCCTTGTCAGAAGGTCTTTTTTTTAGTAAAATCAGATGGCTTAAATAGTTTGAAGGGAAGGTTCTTAAATGCTATCAAAAGAAAAAATGGCTCGAATTAATGAACTGGCAAGAAAAGCAAAATCGTCAGGTTTAACAGATTTAGAAGCAAAAGAGCAATCTAAATTAAGAAGTGAGTATTTGGCAACTTTCCGCTCTAATATGCTTGATACATTAACAAATACAAAGTTTATAGATCCTGAAGGTAATGATGTAACACCTGAAAAACTAAAAGCAAGGAAGAAAAATTCACTTCATTAAAATGTAAAGATTACATTTTGGGTAAAACAGAATTTCATTAATTCTGAACTTATATTGAGGATTCTGTCTTCGCCAAAGGGGCTGCTCGCCAATTGGCGAGTTTTTCTTTTTATTACATTTTTACATATATAAATCAAATCTGTGTCAAAATAAGAAACAAAATGACTTTTGCTTCTTACTTTTTAAGCTATTAGTTGAATAAATAGCATCAGCAATATAATATTAATGATGTATTTAGTAATTGTGCATAAGAAAGGATGTAATTCATGTTTAATACTATTGATGATTTATCTGTTACTTCGATACGGACTCTCTCCATTGATGCAATCGAGAAGGCAAACTCTGGACATCCTGGGATGCCAATGGGTGCAGCACCAATGGCTTATACATTATGGACTCGCATAATGAATCATAATCCAAAAAATCCTCATTGGTTTAACCGTGACCGGTTTGTTTTATCTGCTGGCCATGGCTCAGCATTGCTTTACAGCATGCTTCATTTATCCGGTTACAATTTAACCATGGATGACCTAAAACAATTCCGCCAATGGGGAAGTAAAACACCTGGACACCCTGAATATGGCCACACTGAAGGGGTTGAAGCTACAACTGGTCCGCTTGGTCAAGGGATTGCAATGGCTGTTGGAATGGCAATGGCAGAACGCCATGTTGCTAGCGTTTATAATAAAGATAAATATGAACTTGTGAACCATTTTACATACAGCATTTGTGGTGATGGTGATTTAATGGAAGGTGTATCCGCAGAGGCTGCATCACTTGCAGGACATTTAAAATTAGGTCGTTTGGTTGTCCTTTACGATTCTAATGATATTTCTCTTGACGGTGACTTAAATAAATCATTCTCTGAAAGTGTCAAAGAACGTTTTCAAGCATATGGCTGGCAATACCTTCGTGTAGAAGACGGTAATAATCTTGAAGAAATCCTAAAAGCACTTGAAGAAGCAAAAAGTGACTTAGACCGTCCTACTATGATTGAAGTAAGAACAGTAATTGGTTATGGTTCGCCTAATCGTGCCGGAACATCTGGTGTACATGGTTCACCACTAGGTGCCAATGAACTAAAGCTTACAAAAGAAGCTTATAAATGGACATTTGAAGAAGACTTCCATGTACCACAAGAAGTATATGATAACTTCCAAAAACTAATTGTTGAAACTGGTACGAAGAAAGAAAAAGAATGGAGCGACCTTTTTGCACAATATAAAAAGGAGTATCCTGAACTAGCAACTCAACTTGAACAAGCATTAAAGAATGAACTTCCCGAAGGATGGGATAAAGATGTTCCAGTATATCCTGAAGGAAAAAGCCTTGCAAGCCGTGCTTCATCAAGCGAAGTGTTAAACGGTATTGCGAAAAACCTTCCAACTTTCATCGGTGGTTCTGCGGACCTTGCTGGTTCAAATAAAACGATGATTAAAGGTTCAAAAGACTATATGCCTGGAGCTTATGAAGGCCGTAACTTCTGGTTCGGCGTACGTGAATTTGCGATGGGCGCTGCGATGAACGGTATTGCCCTTCATGGCGGTGTAAAAGTATTTGGCGGAACATTCTTTGTGTTCTCTGACTACTTGCGTCCAGCTATTCGTTTAGCTGCTCTAATGGGATTACCGGTTACCTATGTATTTACCCATGACAGCATTGCTGTTGGGGAAGATGGTCCAACACATGAACCAATCGAACAAATTGCAGCATTACGTGCAATGCCTGGTTTATCTATCATTCGTCCTGCAGACGGGAACGAAACAGCTGCTGCTTGGAAGCTTGCGGTTGAATCAACAAACAAACCAACAGCACTCGTATTGACTCGTCAGGATTTACCGACATTAAAAGGAACCGATACAAATGCGTACGAGGGAGTTTCAAAGGGAGCATATGTTGTTTCTCCATCAGAAAAAGAAACTCCAGATGCATTACTATTGGCTACTGGTTCAGAAGTTAGTCTTGCTGTTGAAGCACAAAAAACCCTTGTTGGAGAAGGTATTCACGTTTCTGTTGTCAGCATGCCTTCATGGGATCGCTTTGAACAACAATCCCAAGAATACAAAAATTCTGTGCTTCCAAAGAATGTGAAAAAACGTCTAGGAATTGAAGTGGGCGCTTCCTTAGGCTGGCATAAATATACTGGTGATGAAGGCGATGTATTAGCAATTGATAAGTTCGGAGCTTCTGCACCAGGTGAAAAAATCATGGAAGAATACGGCTTTACAGTTAATAACGTAGTAGAACGAGTAAAAGCACTTTTACAACAATAAGATAGTGAAATATGAGAGAGAACGGATAGATCCGTTCTCTTTTTTTTGAGTTTATATCAGAAAAATATGGTAATTAATTTAACAAGATGAAAGTGAGTCATAACAGGTTTAGAATTAGCTATAAAAAAGAAATACTGAGCCAATATATGAAAAGGTACCCCCAAAGATTCGATGTAATTTCATGAATTATCTAAAAAGTATATAAAATGGATGAATATACATTTATAAAATAAGAAAATTTTCACTTTTTTCGGGTGCCTATTGGATCTGACTATCGCTATTATTGGCTAAATTATTTTTTTTACAAAAATATGAACAATATGTCTTTAAAAAGGAATGCTCGATCATTCTACCGAATTCATAGTAGATTTGTTAAGAAATCTGATAATCGACAAAAATAGTGAAATTTTTTGCCGCTGTAAGACAAATGTTTTGTTTATGGTTTTTTATAATAGTAAAAAGTGGTTTCAACGAAGGAGAGAGCAGTGGTGAGAAAATATCAGCTATATTTAATAGAAGATGAATTTGCCGCCCATTACTTCGGAAGAGAGCGATTATTTTTTCAGCTTTTTCAGGAACATCAAACAGCTGATGGCGAGCTTAAATTTATAACGCAAAAGCAAATTTCTTATATAACGAAAAGGGTAGAGGTTTTAAAGATCCATCAGTTGATCCAAAAACAGCTTGGTAAAATTAAAGGCTTTAAAGCGGATCATGGCGCATATACTATTTTCTTAAGTGGAAAACTAAGCACAGCAAGGCTTGAAGTTTTTCATGACTTAATTACAGTTGAGGCAGAAGGCAGCTATGAAGCTGAAACGGCTTTTTTTGAAGTGCTTAGAAAATGTGAATCATCCTTTCTAGCATTGGACCTTGATCATGAGTGTTACGGCTGGTTAAAACCGATTAAAGAAAGAAAATTTATCTAATTGCATCGAGATATTGTCTTATCCCGTTTTATTTAGTACACTGTATGGTAGACAACATGAAGGAGGAAGTTTAATGGGTTATTACATTCTAGTTGGTATACTAGCATTAGCAGCTGGTGTAGCACTAGGATTTTTCATTGCTCGTAAATATATGATGAGCTACTTAAAGAAAAATCCGCCAATCAATGAACAAATGTTAAAAATGATGATGATGCAAATGGGAATGAAGCCTTCGCAAAAGAAAATCAACCAAATGATGTCAGCAATGAACAAGCAGGGTGGCAAGTAAAAATCTGTCTTATCCTAGGTGTATCAAGGGTTTGAGTGTTTTACATAGAACGTAATTTTTAGGATGAATGGTTAAGATTTCTACTAAGTCTGAAACCTTCCTCGTAAAAACGTAAAAAAATGCTTAAACCTTCCCACTCATTTTGAAATTTATTCCAATAAGTCACATTTTCTGATGAAGGATTAACCAAAAATTCAACAGAAAAGGTGGCTTTTTATTATGGAAGAAATTAAGTATCTTGATGCAATGGATGAGTATTTAGTTCACTGTCAGGCATGTGGTTACACTGCTAAAACGATGAAGAACAAGAGGCAGGAATACAAATTCTTGTCGAACTTCATCACCAAGAAAAGGGGAACAGAGGACAAGCTTTTAAGAGACATTGCTGTGGATGATTTAAAGGCATATTTCAGAGCAAAACAACACAGGGGCAATAAGCCTCAGACTATCCTAACAACATTCAAGGCAGTCAATGCTTTCTTTAACTGGTGCGTTGGTGAAGAGTACATAGGACATAATCCAATGAACAAGGTAGAAAGACCGAAGCAACCTAAAATTATGCTTAAGGGATTCACTGATGATGAAGTAAAGGCAATGATTGATTCATT
The DNA window shown above is from Neobacillus sp. WH10 and carries:
- a CDS encoding methionine gamma-lyase family protein, with translation MFQQLKNGEKLRPIVREVEKQVSAIHKEIDERIEVNQFRVLRSFQNKRVSDSHFIPSTGYGYDDIGRDTLELVYADVFGAEAGLVRPQIISGTHAISIALFGVLRPGDELLYITGKPYDTLEEIVGIRGNGIGSLKEFGISYDHVELTDKGGINWDAVSQKIKANTKLIGIQRSKGYATRPSFTVEEIGEMIKFVKEIKQDVIVFVDNCYGEFVEELEPCHVGADLMAGSLIKNPGGGIAKTGGYIVGKKQWVEACSYRMTSPGIGAEAGASLYSLQEMYQGFFLAPHVVGQALKGAVFTAAMLEKIGMNSSPKWDAKRTDLIQSVQFNDRDKMVAFCQAIQFASPVNSYVTPHPSYMPGYEDDVIMAAGTFIQGASIELTADGPIRSPYVAYVQGGLTYAHVKMAVCLAIDHLAEKGLVEL
- a CDS encoding MerR family transcriptional regulator — translated: MSGKEIRRSMPLFPIGTVMQLTELTARQIRYYEEHQLISPARTEGNRRLFSLNDIDRLLEIKDLIDQGVNMAGIKQLFLVKEQQSNVLEQQTEKAKRDLSDDELRKLLRNELLHSGRLNRSSLRQGDISRFFH
- the glnA gene encoding type I glutamate--ammonia ligase, which gives rise to MKKYSREDIKRLASEENVKFIRLQFTDILGTIKNVEIPISQLEKALDNKMMFDGSSIEGFVRIEESDMYLYPDLDTWVVFPWTAEKGKVARLICDIHNSDGTPFGGDPRNNLKRVLKEMNELGFTDFNLGPEPEFFLFKLDEKGQPTLELNDQGGYFDFAPTDLGENCRRDIVLELEEMGFEIEASHHEVAPGQHEIDFKYADALTACDQIQTFKLVVKTIARKHGLHATFMPKPLFGVNGSGMHMNLSLFTNGENAFFEPTGDLQMSDNARHFIAGILKHAPNFTAVTNPTVNSYKRLVPGYEAPCYVAWSAQNRSPLIRIPASRGLSTRVEVRSVDPAANPYLAMAVLLKAGLEGIKNKITPPAPVDRNIYVMSKEERIEEGIIDLPATLAQALEQLKSDEVIVSGLGEHIFEHFVEAKEIEWDMFRTVVHQWERDQYMSMY
- a CDS encoding DUF4257 domain-containing protein; this translates as MLTDIIFSLVIGGSVGIIGHVRKHGKMVMPRKTKRFLYLGFLEELLLGAIAALLLVLYTAPNSFVEITVFSIIAGISGDVVLYRFKLLNQNSEEK
- the lexA gene encoding transcriptional repressor LexA codes for the protein MVKISKRQQDILDFIKNEVRSKGYPPSVREIGEAVGLASSSTVHGHLARLESKGLIRRDPTKPRAIEILEVDEAAHIPRNKVVNVPVVGKVTAGIPITAIENVEEYFPLPESLAPADEQVFMLEIMGESMIEAGILDGDYVIVKQQQTANNGDIVVAMTEEDEATCKRFFKEKDYIRLQPENSTMDPIILRNVSILGKVIGVYRHIH
- a CDS encoding LysM peptidoglycan-binding domain-containing protein, which produces MKKLWNQYSYAITLIILSCLFAFIFSFQHHTNEQDQFVKVTISEGDTLWGISNQYAKLHSFSNEEFVSWVKKHNENINDQIFPGEEIIIPINRIDSSLTTELASAPGE
- a CDS encoding recombinase family protein, whose protein sequence is MKAIIYCRVSTNKETQETSLNRQEEELIQLAKHYQFEIDSIIKEQASGYDFEREGILQVLERIKDQQVQALLIQDETRLGRGNAKIALLHCIFKEDVKLYSISHNGELELSESDSMVLKIVSMVEEYQRKLHNVKIKRGMKRAVQQGYKPERNLKNLGESSGRDKIEVPIEQIIRLRKNNLTFADIAATLRGFGYNISKATVHRRYQEYIESQEE
- a CDS encoding DUF896 domain-containing protein; translation: MLSKEKMARINELARKAKSSGLTDLEAKEQSKLRSEYLATFRSNMLDTLTNTKFIDPEGNDVTPEKLKARKKNSLH
- the tkt gene encoding transketolase, giving the protein MFNTIDDLSVTSIRTLSIDAIEKANSGHPGMPMGAAPMAYTLWTRIMNHNPKNPHWFNRDRFVLSAGHGSALLYSMLHLSGYNLTMDDLKQFRQWGSKTPGHPEYGHTEGVEATTGPLGQGIAMAVGMAMAERHVASVYNKDKYELVNHFTYSICGDGDLMEGVSAEAASLAGHLKLGRLVVLYDSNDISLDGDLNKSFSESVKERFQAYGWQYLRVEDGNNLEEILKALEEAKSDLDRPTMIEVRTVIGYGSPNRAGTSGVHGSPLGANELKLTKEAYKWTFEEDFHVPQEVYDNFQKLIVETGTKKEKEWSDLFAQYKKEYPELATQLEQALKNELPEGWDKDVPVYPEGKSLASRASSSEVLNGIAKNLPTFIGGSADLAGSNKTMIKGSKDYMPGAYEGRNFWFGVREFAMGAAMNGIALHGGVKVFGGTFFVFSDYLRPAIRLAALMGLPVTYVFTHDSIAVGEDGPTHEPIEQIAALRAMPGLSIIRPADGNETAAAWKLAVESTNKPTALVLTRQDLPTLKGTDTNAYEGVSKGAYVVSPSEKETPDALLLATGSEVSLAVEAQKTLVGEGIHVSVVSMPSWDRFEQQSQEYKNSVLPKNVKKRLGIEVGASLGWHKYTGDEGDVLAIDKFGASAPGEKIMEEYGFTVNNVVERVKALLQQ
- the sirA gene encoding sporulation inhibitor of replication protein SirA, encoding MRKYQLYLIEDEFAAHYFGRERLFFQLFQEHQTADGELKFITQKQISYITKRVEVLKIHQLIQKQLGKIKGFKADHGAYTIFLSGKLSTARLEVFHDLITVEAEGSYEAETAFFEVLRKCESSFLALDLDHECYGWLKPIKERKFI
- a CDS encoding YneF family protein, producing MGYYILVGILALAAGVALGFFIARKYMMSYLKKNPPINEQMLKMMMMQMGMKPSQKKINQMMSAMNKQGGK